A DNA window from Labrys wisconsinensis contains the following coding sequences:
- a CDS encoding multidrug effflux MFS transporter — MLRPDTFALTALLALLTALGPLSTDMYLPSLPLIGTALGASTAQVQLTLSVFLVGFAAGQVIYGPLSDRFGRRPPLIGGLVLFVAASLICAAAPSIEALLAARFLQALGASGPIVLARTVVRDLYEGPRAARELALMGTIMGLVPAVAPVVGGLLQAGIGWQANFVLAAALAAAGGLVAWRKLPETLRAPNPAPISPLGIARSFAGLTRNRGFLAYLVLMSLTYGGLFAWISGSSFVLQGVYGLSALAFGFAFVVGVIGYIAGTLAAQALVTRHGIEATLSIGVACLALGGVAMLALVLAGIPHPAAIVVPMALYLAGVGLVMPQAMAGALAPFPDRAGAASSFAGFVQMLAGAGIGALVGHALGASALPLALAVAATGIAALVVLHASRAARAIAPAR; from the coding sequence ATGCTCCGTCCCGACACCTTCGCCCTCACGGCGCTGCTCGCGCTCCTGACCGCGCTCGGGCCGCTGTCGACGGACATGTACCTGCCGTCGCTGCCCCTGATCGGCACGGCGCTGGGCGCCTCGACGGCGCAGGTGCAGCTCACCCTGTCCGTGTTCCTCGTCGGCTTCGCCGCGGGGCAGGTGATCTACGGTCCGCTCTCCGACCGGTTCGGACGGCGGCCGCCGCTCATCGGCGGGCTGGTCCTCTTCGTCGCCGCCAGCCTGATCTGCGCCGCCGCGCCCTCGATCGAGGCGCTGCTCGCCGCCCGCTTCCTGCAGGCCCTCGGCGCATCCGGGCCCATCGTGCTCGCCCGCACCGTGGTGCGCGACCTCTATGAAGGCCCGCGGGCGGCGCGCGAGCTGGCGCTGATGGGCACGATCATGGGCCTGGTGCCGGCAGTGGCGCCGGTGGTGGGCGGCCTGCTGCAGGCCGGGATCGGCTGGCAGGCGAATTTCGTGCTGGCGGCGGCGCTGGCCGCGGCCGGCGGCCTCGTCGCCTGGCGCAAGCTGCCGGAGACGCTGCGGGCGCCGAACCCGGCGCCGATCTCGCCGCTCGGCATTGCCAGGAGCTTCGCCGGCCTGACGCGCAACCGCGGCTTCCTCGCCTATCTCGTGCTGATGTCGCTGACCTACGGCGGCCTGTTCGCCTGGATCTCCGGGTCGAGCTTCGTGCTGCAGGGCGTCTATGGCCTCTCGGCGCTGGCCTTCGGCTTCGCCTTCGTCGTCGGCGTGATCGGCTACATCGCCGGGACGCTCGCGGCCCAGGCCCTGGTGACGCGGCACGGCATCGAGGCGACGCTCTCCATCGGCGTCGCCTGCCTCGCCCTCGGCGGCGTCGCCATGCTGGCGCTGGTGCTGGCCGGCATCCCGCATCCCGCCGCCATCGTCGTGCCGATGGCGCTCTACCTCGCCGGGGTCGGCCTCGTCATGCCGCAGGCGATGGCGGGCGCCCTGGCGCCGTTCCCGGACCGGGCCGGCGCGGCCTCTTCCTTTGCCGGCTTCGTGCAGATGCTGGCGGGGGCGGGGATCGGCGCGCTGGTCGGCCATGCCCTGGGCGCCAGCGCCCTGCCGCTGGCGCTTGCCGTGGCGGCGACCGGCATCGCCGCTCTCGTCGTCCTCCACGCGTCGAGGGCGGCACGGGCTATCGCGCCGGCGCGCTGA
- a CDS encoding serpin family protein yields MRRAIVLASLYAGLLAVSAGGEGLAATKPKAAAPSTMAPAAPANAGKPVEVAAAPTPEQQRLTAQARLGLDLIGELARAPKPPENIVVSPASLASPLALLDLGASAPMRAAIHKTLGLDRPGADAAADLEALRAALALVAKPQGGPLAFASAVVFDPAAKPFPLAVLGLQAAGAEVSTESLDDPKTLERINTFVSDTTKGLIPTILDQPLRAGGLVALNALHFKDDWKTPFDARLTQQEPFTPAAGAPDKVSMMHSGLGAMQFRQDDHFIAVSLPYVTKGYSLVVVTTKDKPARAEEFHDAGAWLAGEGFAEAEGEVALPRFSLSVATDLLDAADKLGLKPARLSKTALAGLSPTPQVIAEIVQKAVIRVDEKGTEAAAATAVTTLRSLPAPHIVMKVDKPFLFALRQSDTGLVLMAGYVGRPEEAK; encoded by the coding sequence ATGCGCAGAGCCATCGTGCTTGCGTCCCTTTACGCCGGCCTCCTCGCCGTCTCGGCGGGTGGCGAAGGCCTCGCCGCGACGAAGCCCAAGGCCGCCGCGCCGTCGACAATGGCTCCGGCGGCTCCGGCGAATGCCGGCAAGCCGGTCGAGGTCGCCGCGGCGCCGACGCCCGAGCAGCAGCGTCTCACCGCCCAGGCCAGGCTCGGCCTCGACCTGATCGGCGAACTGGCACGGGCCCCGAAGCCGCCGGAGAACATCGTCGTCTCCCCGGCGAGCCTGGCCTCGCCCCTGGCGCTGCTCGACCTCGGCGCCAGCGCGCCGATGCGGGCGGCGATCCACAAGACGCTCGGCCTCGACCGGCCGGGCGCCGATGCGGCCGCCGACCTCGAGGCGCTGCGCGCCGCGCTGGCGCTGGTGGCCAAGCCGCAGGGGGGCCCGCTCGCCTTCGCCAGCGCCGTGGTGTTCGATCCGGCCGCGAAGCCCTTCCCGCTCGCCGTGCTCGGCCTGCAGGCGGCCGGGGCCGAGGTCTCGACCGAAAGCCTCGACGACCCGAAGACGCTGGAGCGCATCAACACGTTCGTCTCGGACACCACCAAGGGGCTGATCCCGACCATCCTCGACCAGCCGCTGCGCGCCGGCGGGCTGGTGGCGCTCAACGCCCTGCATTTCAAGGACGACTGGAAGACGCCCTTCGATGCCCGGCTGACCCAGCAGGAGCCGTTCACCCCGGCCGCGGGCGCCCCGGACAAGGTGTCGATGATGCACTCGGGCCTCGGCGCGATGCAGTTCCGTCAGGACGATCACTTCATCGCCGTCTCGCTGCCCTATGTTACGAAGGGCTATTCGCTGGTCGTCGTCACCACCAAGGACAAGCCGGCCCGGGCCGAGGAGTTCCACGACGCCGGCGCCTGGCTCGCCGGCGAGGGCTTCGCGGAGGCCGAGGGCGAGGTGGCTCTGCCGCGCTTTTCGCTCTCCGTCGCCACCGACCTGCTCGACGCCGCCGACAAGCTCGGCCTCAAGCCCGCCCGGCTGTCGAAGACGGCGCTGGCCGGCCTCTCCCCGACGCCGCAGGTCATCGCCGAGATCGTGCAGAAGGCGGTGATCCGCGTCGACGAGAAGGGCACGGAGGCCGCCGCCGCCACCGCGGTGACGACGCTGCGCAGCCTGCCGGCGCCGCACATCGTCATGAAGGTCGACAAGCCTTTCCTGTTCGCGCTGCGCCAGAGCGACACCGGGCTGGTGCTGATGGCCGGCTATGTCGGCCGGCCCGAGGAGGCGAAATAG
- a CDS encoding LysR family transcriptional regulator gives MTRNIDTGLLRAFIAVAETAGMTAAANVLNLTQAAISQQIKRLEDGFEARLFERDRKGLRLTNAGERLFGKAKRMLALNDEIWAEMTVPIHSGEVRLGIPYDLVNTYLPPVLRGFSRAYPNVRVTLVCEPSLKLLETLQAGQIDLTLVEQPQASAGAETLAIDRLVWVGARGGEAHRKRPLPVSLGAETCIFRPAIVAALAGADISWWAMSEIGGAEVMNATVETDLAVMALMAATVPGHLEILGPQSGLPPLQPYSIALHMSRARPSAVVEELARFIRDGFRSRQRQAA, from the coding sequence ATGACCAGGAATATCGACACCGGCCTGCTCAGGGCCTTCATCGCCGTGGCCGAGACGGCGGGGATGACCGCGGCCGCCAACGTGCTCAACCTGACGCAGGCGGCGATCAGCCAGCAGATCAAGCGCCTGGAGGACGGGTTCGAGGCCCGCCTGTTCGAGCGCGACCGCAAGGGGCTGCGCCTGACCAATGCCGGCGAGCGCCTGTTCGGCAAGGCCAAGCGGATGCTGGCGCTCAACGACGAGATCTGGGCCGAGATGACGGTGCCGATCCACAGCGGCGAGGTCCGCCTCGGCATCCCCTACGACCTGGTCAACACCTATCTGCCGCCGGTGCTGCGCGGCTTCTCCCGCGCCTATCCCAATGTGCGGGTGACGCTGGTGTGCGAGCCGTCGCTGAAGCTCCTGGAGACGCTGCAGGCCGGCCAGATCGACCTCACCCTGGTCGAGCAGCCGCAGGCCAGCGCGGGCGCCGAGACCCTGGCGATCGACCGCCTGGTCTGGGTCGGCGCCCGCGGCGGCGAGGCCCACCGCAAGCGGCCGCTGCCGGTGTCGCTCGGGGCCGAGACCTGCATCTTCCGCCCCGCCATCGTCGCGGCCCTCGCCGGCGCGGACATCTCCTGGTGGGCGATGTCGGAGATCGGCGGCGCCGAGGTGATGAACGCCACCGTCGAGACCGACCTGGCGGTGATGGCGCTGATGGCCGCCACCGTCCCGGGGCATCTGGAGATCCTCGGGCCGCAATCCGGCCTGCCGCCGCTGCAGCCCTACTCGATCGCGCTGCACATGTCGCGCGCCCGGCCGAGCGCCGTCGTCGAGGAGCTGGCGCGCTTCATCCGCGACGGGTTCCGCAGCCGCCAGCGCCAGGCCGCCTGA
- the hisB gene encoding imidazoleglycerol-phosphate dehydratase HisB: MRSAAVERTTKETSVSVSVALDGTGRYDVATGVGFFDHMLEQLSRHSLIDITVRAKGDLHIDDHHTVEDVGIALGQAVRQAMGDMKGITRYADACLPMDDTLTRAAIDVSGRPFLVFKVAFPREKIGTFDTELVREWFQAFAMNAGVTLHVETLHGENAHHIAESCFKALARTLRAALAVDPRTAGDLPTTKGRLGG, from the coding sequence ATGCGCAGCGCCGCCGTCGAGCGCACCACGAAGGAAACCTCCGTCTCCGTCTCCGTCGCCCTCGACGGGACGGGGCGCTACGACGTCGCCACCGGCGTCGGCTTCTTCGACCATATGCTCGAGCAGCTGTCGCGCCACTCCCTGATCGACATCACGGTGCGCGCCAAGGGCGACCTGCACATCGACGATCACCACACGGTCGAGGATGTCGGCATCGCCCTCGGCCAGGCCGTGCGCCAGGCCATGGGCGACATGAAGGGCATCACCCGCTATGCCGACGCCTGCCTGCCGATGGACGACACGCTGACGCGCGCCGCCATCGACGTGTCCGGCCGCCCCTTCCTGGTGTTCAAGGTCGCCTTTCCCAGGGAGAAGATCGGCACGTTCGACACCGAGCTGGTGCGCGAATGGTTCCAGGCCTTCGCCATGAACGCCGGCGTGACGCTGCATGTCGAGACGCTCCACGGCGAGAACGCCCACCACATCGCCGAGAGCTGTTTCAAGGCGCTGGCGCGCACCCTGCGCGCCGCCCTGGCGGTCGACCCGCGCACGGCCGGGGACCTGCCCACCACCAAGGGCCGGCTCGGAGGCTGA
- a CDS encoding DUF2628 domain-containing protein translates to MASWSVFEPPASPPGSFEAADASAFVKDGWCWPALLIPPVWLLWRRMWLVFLGWLGALVAINLAGRLAQAPDAVTGGIEILFFLWFALEANALRRWTLAGKDWRFVGIATGSDRVEAEHRFFASRSTPPVVPAEPTATPGLSGRDAEPVLGVFPHPWGGGR, encoded by the coding sequence ATGGCATCCTGGAGCGTGTTCGAGCCGCCGGCGAGCCCGCCCGGCTCCTTCGAGGCCGCCGACGCCAGCGCCTTCGTCAAGGACGGCTGGTGCTGGCCGGCCCTGCTGATTCCGCCCGTCTGGCTCCTGTGGCGACGGATGTGGCTGGTGTTCCTCGGCTGGCTCGGGGCCCTGGTGGCGATCAACCTCGCCGGCCGGCTGGCGCAGGCGCCCGACGCGGTGACCGGCGGCATCGAGATCCTGTTCTTCCTGTGGTTCGCCCTGGAGGCCAACGCCCTGCGCCGCTGGACGCTCGCCGGCAAGGACTGGCGCTTCGTCGGCATCGCCACCGGCTCCGACCGGGTCGAGGCCGAGCATCGCTTCTTCGCCAGCCGGTCCACGCCGCCCGTGGTGCCGGCCGAGCCCACCGCCACGCCGGGCCTCTCCGGCCGCGACGCCGAGCCGGTGCTCGGCGTCTTCCCGCATCCCTGGGGCGGCGGGCGATGA
- the hisH gene encoding imidazole glycerol phosphate synthase subunit HisH, giving the protein MITAIVDYGSGNLHSARKAFERASRESGTAADILVTADPERVRRADRIVLPGVGAFADCKRGLAAVPGMIEALDEAVIPGGRPFLGICVGMQLMAERGLEFETTRGLGWIAGDVKVIAPADPALKIPHMGWNTLNLRRDHALLAGIPTGPAGLHAYFVHSFHLAAASPELLLAEADYAGPVTAMVGRDNLAGTQFHPEKSQRLGLALIANFLAWRP; this is encoded by the coding sequence ATGATCACGGCCATCGTCGACTACGGCTCGGGCAACCTGCACTCCGCCCGCAAGGCCTTCGAGCGCGCCTCGCGCGAGAGCGGCACTGCCGCCGATATCCTCGTGACGGCCGATCCCGAGCGCGTGCGCCGCGCCGACCGCATCGTCCTGCCCGGCGTCGGCGCCTTCGCCGACTGCAAGCGGGGCCTGGCCGCCGTGCCGGGCATGATCGAGGCGCTGGACGAGGCGGTGATCCCAGGCGGGCGGCCCTTCCTCGGCATCTGCGTCGGCATGCAGCTGATGGCCGAGCGCGGTCTGGAGTTCGAGACCACGCGCGGGCTCGGCTGGATCGCCGGCGACGTCAAGGTGATCGCGCCGGCCGATCCGGCGCTGAAGATCCCGCACATGGGCTGGAACACGCTGAACCTGCGCCGCGACCATGCCCTGCTCGCCGGCATTCCGACCGGCCCGGCCGGGCTGCACGCCTATTTCGTGCATTCCTTCCATCTCGCCGCGGCCTCGCCCGAGCTGCTGCTCGCCGAGGCCGACTATGCCGGGCCGGTGACCGCCATGGTCGGGCGCGACAACCTGGCGGGCACCCAGTTCCATCCCGAGAAGAGCCAGCGCCTCGGCCTGGCCCTGATCGCCAATTTCCTGGCGTGGCGGCCGTGA
- the hisA gene encoding 1-(5-phosphoribosyl)-5-[(5-phosphoribosylamino)methylideneamino]imidazole-4-carboxamide isomerase, protein MAAVILYPAIDLKEGRCVRLVQGDMARATVFNDSPADQARAFRAMGFSHLHVVDLDGAFAGRPMNAAAVEAILAATAMPLQLGGGIRDMATVEGWLAKGVDRVIIGTAAVRDPAFVKAAARAHPGRVAVGLDARDGCVAVEGWAEASSLTAVELARRFEDAGVSAIVYTNIARDGMLGGIDWDGTLALAEAIRIPVVASGGLASIADVERLMQPDAARLEGAIAGRALYDRRLDPAEALALIGRGSSEARP, encoded by the coding sequence GTGGCGGCCGTGATCCTCTATCCCGCGATCGATCTGAAGGAAGGGCGCTGCGTCCGTCTGGTCCAGGGCGACATGGCCAGGGCCACCGTCTTCAACGACAGCCCGGCCGACCAGGCCCGGGCCTTCCGGGCCATGGGCTTCTCGCATCTGCACGTCGTCGACCTCGACGGCGCCTTCGCCGGCCGGCCGATGAACGCCGCGGCGGTCGAGGCGATCCTCGCCGCCACCGCCATGCCGCTGCAGCTCGGCGGCGGCATCCGCGACATGGCGACCGTCGAGGGCTGGCTCGCCAAGGGCGTCGACCGCGTCATCATCGGCACCGCGGCGGTGCGTGACCCCGCCTTCGTCAAGGCGGCCGCCCGCGCCCATCCCGGCCGCGTCGCCGTCGGCCTCGACGCCCGCGACGGCTGCGTCGCGGTCGAGGGCTGGGCCGAAGCCTCGAGCCTGACGGCGGTCGAGCTTGCCCGCCGCTTCGAGGATGCCGGGGTGAGCGCCATCGTCTATACGAACATCGCCCGCGACGGTATGCTGGGCGGCATCGACTGGGACGGCACGCTGGCGCTCGCCGAGGCCATCCGCATCCCGGTCGTCGCCTCCGGCGGCCTCGCCTCGATCGCGGATGTCGAACGGCTGATGCAGCCGGACGCCGCCAGGCTGGAGGGCGCCATTGCCGGACGGGCCCTCTATGACAGGCGGCTCGATCCGGCGGAGGCGCTGGCGCTGATCGGACGAGGCAGCAGCGAGGCGCGGCCATGA